The Buteo buteo chromosome 15, bButBut1.hap1.1, whole genome shotgun sequence genome includes the window CTGTCATAATCTGAATTGGCGATGTAGGTCTGTCGGTGAAGGgtgctctccctccctctgggGACTTTTCCCTGGAGAATGTTGTTATAGTGACTGGAGACATAGAACGATCCGGGCCCATGGGGCTTTCACtgccttttcccttttgtgGCATAACGTTTGGAGAAGGAATGATGGTTATTCGTGGCTTCTGATTTCCCAAAGTAGGAATGACAGTGGTACTTGAAAAGAATTCCTCTGAGGTTGGACTGGTTATCTCCAAAGTAGCTGTGCTGTTCTCGTGGTCTGGTGTCACCCGAATATGAAGAGGTTGACCCTGCTTTGGTGAAAGGACAACCTCCCCGGGATGCGCTGGACTACCATGGGTTCGGGCTCCTTTATCAGGAGTTGCCTGAGCCCCAGTTTCCCTCTTTCTCATCCATGGTATCCAAGATTTCCTCATTGCAAGTTCATTTGCTGCTGGAGGATATCTCTCAAGCACTGAAGAACGCTCCATGGGTTTTTTCAGACCTACCTGTCGCAGATTGCTCATGATGTGATTCTCCTCCTGGAAGGATTTCCTTATAAACACTGCTGGAGTTTCTTCTTCTGCTGCTTCGCTATTTACAGCATCTGTTTGCACGCCGGTGGACGTCACGGGAACATCAACCATTCTTCGTCCATTTATGCTGGGCCTCAGAGCACGGCTGTAACGCTTAGAAAGCTCCAGCTCTCTTGTTAGGTTCAGAACTTCCTGCCCCAtgctcttgtttttgttttcttcttccataaACCTTTGCTGCAGAACCGAATAATCAACTTGGAGCTGAGAAAGCTGGTCTTCTTTGTTCATCAGCTCATGGATTTTTTCCTTAAGAGCTTGAACTTCTGCTATCAAATCTCTGCTTTTGGCCTCTTCCAGACGAAACCTGTgcctcagctctgcctcctggctcactgcttcacctttttctattgctttggttttggcaATCTGGAGTTTCATCTCCTCCAGCTGTTGAGAAAGAAAGTTAGCTTTATCCTGCTCTGTCCTAAATTTCTGCTCTAGCTGATCATATTCATCTTCTGTCTTCATCAAATCTCCTTCAACCACTTCCAATTGTTTGAGACGTTTCTTCAGTCTTTCAATTTCAATGGTAAGTTCTTTAATCTTGTTGTCCTCATGACAACCATGCTCTGGTCCTTTCCTGGTTCGACCTCTTGTAATTTCTCTTTCTACTTCCTCCATACCAtcaattcttttctttaacagatCAACTCTACAGCTTAGTTcagaggatttttcttcttcacttctCAGTCTGCCAATTAACTCATCCCTTTCCTTTGTCAAACTAGACACTTTCTCCTCCATTTCggatttcagtttcaaaaatttCTTACTTTCTTCTATCAGTTTCTCTGTTACATCCATAACTTTCCCTTGTTCAACTTTAAAATTCTTGTTTAGACCctcaacctttttttcctcctgttttattttttccatcataTTTTTTCGTTCATCAACCAACATTACAGTAAATGACTTCAGCTTTGTAAGGTCATCTTTTAAGCttatttcagccttttccaACTTGCTTTCTGATGCCTCAAGGTCTTTCACTCGAGTCTTCACCACTTCCAACTCATTTATCAAATCCTTAgtcaaattcttttctttctccaagttTAAGTGTAGCTGGGTGCATTCGGACTTACTTTTACTGAAAGCCTCTTCCAGCTTCTCTAGTTCTGACATTCTTTTCTGCAATTTCTCCACTTCAAGTTTCAACTCTTTGCTATGGTGCTCTTCCTcttgcagtttatttttcagctctttaCACTGGGATTCAGTTTTTGTGATCTCTTCATCCTTCCCCTCCATTTCGAGCACACGCTTGCGGAGGTTTTCTACTTCTGCCATTAAGCTAGAGTTCCCACATTCCCCTTTCGCTATTTTATCTCTTAGTTCTTGGAGCTCCTCCTCAgctttttgaagatttttgttAGTTTCTTCCAGCTCCTCTATTCTGCGAGTCAACCCCACTAGCTTAAGTCTTAGCTGTCTATTATGTGACTCTTGATTAGCCAGTTTAGCAGTCATCTCCTCATGTTCTTGAGAAAATGATGATGTTTTGTGTTCCAGTTCCGCCTCTAACTTCATCAGTTTTTGTccatcttcttttgtttttgcactaataattttaagcttttcttcttcttcctttaatttttgGTTTAAGTCCTGTATTTTCTGGCTTTGTTGACTAAGTTGTTCAATATGCATTTGTCTTTCATCCACCAGCATGAGTGCAAATGATTTGAGCTTGACTAGTTCTTCTCTTAGTTTATTGAGTCTCTTTGTGTGTTCCTTCTCCTTCCGGGCTTGATAGATCTTCTCCTGCTCAAGAAGTTTCTTCAACCTGAAACAAGTTAGAAGAGATGCATTaaacttatatatatatatatgtgtgtgtgtatttctcTATTTTCTAAGTCACcttcattttatcatttttttttcattaataaccCAGGTAGTCTTTCAAGAAATAACTACCTACTAGTAGTAGGTTATGTTCCCTACTAGTTCCCCTACTAGTTATGTTCCCAAACCtagtattttaaattgcaaaagtTAACTGAAAACTGTATAAAATCATCTAGAAATctgaaaagcagtgaaattttATACATGTATAGATAGCAAATACATCAGGTTTTAATtcctttacatttatttctctgctaGGATCATCTTGGTAAAAGTATATAATATCCCAACAGGACAGGTGTATCTACTCACCAATCCATTTATAACAAACCTGTTTTACAAGGTGGATTCCTCCTTATGTCTTGCACacataaaaatgtgtaaaatcggattaaaaaatgaaaactaattgCTATATGCAGCCATACATAAATGGATCAATCCTAGTTATAAATAAACCAGCAGGACAGAAGATTACATTAGCACACAACTGATAACCATCCAGGCATCACAGGCATAAGAAATTAGCAGGAAGATAAATTTGGCAGCACGGTGACTATTATGttaaaaagtttcttcttccaggcacatttccattttcaataGTAGATTCTGTTGACTGAAAGGGTCAGGCTAATGAAACCTTTGGCTACAGCTAAACTCAGCTGGAAAATGCTCTTCTTTATACAGTCtgtaaagctgtattttcagacAATATAAAAGCTCGCAATACACAAATTAGCTGTATCCTCAGAAAGATAATGAAGACCTACATTTTCCAGCCTTAGCCATGCAACATTTCAATGGAGAAGTTAATAGCAATGTAAGTATTTTATATCTGTGATTTATATTCAGGATATGTTGACATCAGCACAGGAAGCTCCTGCACGTGGTGTAAGCACAGTTTTATGAGGATGGTGATCCTCAGCTGACAAAAAGGTACAGATAACACAGGGATATATTCCCTACTAATGTAAGAGCTTTActgtaaaagcagcaaatacaaCTTAGAAAAGACACAGGTATGCACACTGAATTTACTGTGAAATGACATGTTTTTCAAACCACTGTCAAAGTACTTGCAACTCCCACATCCCCTATCAAGACATGTATGATGACTCAAATCCACTTGCTTTTCTTACCCTATGTCTGAAACTTTTCGACTTCTTTGCAACTGAGACATGCAGTGAAGTGATAATAGCAGAGCAATTTACTACCTGCTAACTAACTTGCAATAACTGGAACATCCGTATCTTAGCAAAGATCGACTTTTAGCagtatttttatcttaaatgCTGGACTGTAGATGGTAGTGGGTGAAGCACCTATATACATCCCTCTTGCTGACCCAGCAATGAAGTGCCGCAAAGAGCTCCGGGGCACAATGTCGTACAAAAAGGATGTCTCCCAGAGCCCTCACCTGAACTCTAAACTCATAACAACAGCCATATTAACTTGGTCCTCCAGCAACTGTTAATGTTTCACTCCTTGCTCCTCGGGGACCAGAACAAACaggaactggaaagaaaagctataagaaaagagaaggaagtcAGAAAGCAGAACACAGGATGCAGTAGGTagggaaggagaaggctgaagaatgcatttgaaaacatgAGTCGGATGGGATGTGGGAGTAAGAGAATAGTAGGAACCAGcgggagagagaaaaacaaacaaaccttaCAGCCAACCTTGCTGGGTCACAGATTATTctcaaaaaaatctctttagtTTTGGCAGCTCTTTGGAAAGGACTGAAAAGGCGTGCTGGTGGATGCCTCATTATGGGTCAAGTTAGAATGtcaaaaggtaaaaaaagacCCGCTGCCACTCACAAAGCATGCACTTTTCACACTGAAGAAGGAACTTTATTAGCATGCAATATATTCCCTGGCTGCTCTATCACACTGCTTCATGCAAAAGTTTCTGCCAAGAACTCTCCGTCATCTGCCCCAGgctacatttttaaagacatagTGTGCACCCTTCCACAAAGTATTATTTGCCGTGACAGAACGGTGTGCCCTAACCTGGTGGTGCTCTAAATGACCCACCTCCCAAAGTCATGAACTTATATACAAGAATAAGAGATCTTCAAAACAGAGAATGTTTCCAGCCTcccttgtcccacaagaaaaTTTTAAGGTGGCCCCTATAAATtcaaaaaacagaagacagcattttgttttctttctaacaaaCTTGCCACTTGAAAGCCTGTCCAGAGATGCTCAGAAAACTGCCTATGCTTTTGAATTCCTTGGCTGTTCACAAAGGGCACGTGTGATTTTCACCCAGCAGTTGCTACAGGTGGTACACACCAGCCAGGCTGCTAAGCAGAGTGCAAAACAATTTCACTGGCTCCACGATTACCTGAGAGTCTACTGGGGAATACTGCCAAGAAAGccactaaaaaaaccaacaacaaataTCTGTCAAACTACGACAAAGAAATGCCAGGGATGAGACTGAGtaacaggagaagaaagcacGTTAGCACTGTCACTGCCTTGCTGTACCTAGCCTGGCCCttctgggaaaagcaaaaagaaagcactGTAACTTGGAGGTGAATTTGCTAACATGTCCGTGCTGAACAAGGTAGGAAGCACTGTGCAGCATTTTATCATGCCTCAGCTTTTACACGGTAAAACTAGACCGCCTAAGATTTGACAAGTGAGCTTCCACAGAAGATACTTGACAATACTTGTGTTTTCCATGTTCAGGGAAACTGCTTCTAAAATCTGGTTCTGTGAAAGATGGATGGGAAAGCAACATCCAAATCTGTGCAGACGCCAAAGTAATACACAAAATCTACaccttttcagtgtttcttctaAACACTAAAATAAAGCTGAGTTTCAGCTTGC containing:
- the FILIP1 gene encoding filamin-A-interacting protein 1 isoform X2, whose amino-acid sequence is MRSRNQGGESSSNGHFSSSKPVISHAENEKLQEDAKKKNKPHQKEDEVMVSATVKRHSKSPGPTERKNKKSIELSKEDLIKLLSIMEGELQAREDVIHMLKTEKTKPEVLEAHYGSAAPENVLRVLHRDAILAQEKSIGEDVYEKPISELDRLEEKQKETYRRMLEQLLLAEKCHRRTVYELENEKHKHTDYMNKSDDFTNLLEQERERLKKLLEQEKIYQARKEKEHTKRLNKLREELVKLKSFALMLVDERQMHIEQLSQQSQKIQDLNQKLKEEEEKLKIISAKTKEDGQKLMKLEAELEHKTSSFSQEHEEMTAKLANQESHNRQLRLKLVGLTRRIEELEETNKNLQKAEEELQELRDKIAKGECGNSSLMAEVENLRKRVLEMEGKDEEITKTESQCKELKNKLQEEEHHSKELKLEVEKLQKRMSELEKLEEAFSKSKSECTQLHLNLEKEKNLTKDLINELEVVKTRVKDLEASESKLEKAEISLKDDLTKLKSFTVMLVDERKNMMEKIKQEEKKVEGLNKNFKVEQGKVMDVTEKLIEESKKFLKLKSEMEEKVSSLTKERDELIGRLRSEEEKSSELSCRVDLLKKRIDGMEEVEREITRGRTRKGPEHGCHEDNKIKELTIEIERLKKRLKQLEVVEGDLMKTEDEYDQLEQKFRTEQDKANFLSQQLEEMKLQIAKTKAIEKGEAVSQEAELRHRFRLEEAKSRDLIAEVQALKEKIHELMNKEDQLSQLQVDYSVLQQRFMEEENKNKSMGQEVLNLTRELELSKRYSRALRPSINGRRMVDVPVTSTGVQTDAVNSEAAEEETPAVFIRKSFQEENHIMSNLRQVGLKKPMERSSVLERYPPAANELAMRKSWIPWMRKRETGAQATPDKGARTHGSPAHPGEVVLSPKQGQPLHIRVTPDHENSTATLEITSPTSEEFFSSTTVIPTLGNQKPRITIIPSPNVMPQKGKGSESPMGPDRSMSPVTITTFSREKSPEGGRAPFTDRPTSPIQIMTVSTSAAPAEISVSPQSQDMTMGRAVFKVTPEKQTVPTPIRKYNANANIITTEDNKIHIHLGSQFKRSPSAAPDGASPVITVRPVNIAAEKEVVTGTVLRSPRNNLSSRPAASKVTSTITITPVTTSSTRGTQSVTGQDGSSPRPTPTRIPVSKESVIIHQLRMNSR
- the FILIP1 gene encoding filamin-A-interacting protein 1 isoform X1, encoding MRSRNQGGESSSNGHFSSSKPVISHAENEKLQEDAKKKNKPHQKEDEVMVSATVKRHSKSPGPTERKNKKSIELSKEDLIKLLSIMEGELQAREDVIHMLKTEKTKPEVLEAHYGSAAPENVLRVLHRDAILAQEKSIGEDVYEKPISELDRLEEKQKETYRRMLEQLLLAEKCHRRTVYELENEKHKHTDYMNKSDDFTNLLEQERERLKKLLEQEKIYQARKEKEHTKRLNKLREELVKLKSFALMLVDERQMHIEQLSQQSQKIQDLNQKLKEEEEKLKIISAKTKEDGQKLMKLEAELEHKTSSFSQEHEEMTAKLANQESHNRQLRLKLVGLTRRIEELEETNKNLQKAEEELQELRDKIAKGECGNSSLMAEVENLRKRVLEMEGKDEEITKTESQCKELKNKLQEEEHHSKELKLEVEKLQKRMSELEKLEEAFSKSKSECTQLHLNLEKEKNLTKDLINELEVVKTRVKDLEASESKLEKAEISLKDDLTKLKSFTVMLVDERKNMMEKIKQEEKKVEGLNKNFKVEQGKVMDVTEKLIEESKKFLKLKSEMEEKVSSLTKERDELIGRLRSEEEKSSELSCRVDLLKKRIDGMEEVEREITRGRTRKGPEHGCHEDNKIKELTIEIERLKKRLKQLEVVEGDLMKTEDEYDQLEQKFRTEQDKANFLSQQLEEMKLQIAKTKAIEKGEAVSQEAELRHRFRLEEAKSRDLIAEVQALKEKIHELMNKEDQLSQLQVDYSVLQQRFMEEENKNKSMGQEVLNLTRELELSKRYSRALRPSINGRRMVDVPVTSTGVQTDAVNSEAAEEETPAVFIRKSFQEENHIMSNLRQVGLKKPMERSSVLERYPPAANELAMRKSWIPWMRKRETGAQATPDKGARTHGSPAHPGEVVLSPKQGQPLHIRVTPDHENSTATLEITSPTSEEFFSSTTVIPTLGNQKPRITIIPSPNVMPQKGKGSESPMGPDRSMSPVTITTFSREKSPEGGRAPFTDRPTSPIQIMTVSTSAAPAEISVSPQSQDMTMGRAVFKVTPEKQTVPTPIRKYNANANIITTEDNKIHIHLGSQFKRSPSAAPDGASPVITVRPVNIAAEKEVVTGTVLRSPRNNLSSRPAASKVTSTITITPVTTSSTRGTQSVTGQDGSSPRPTPTRIPVSKGMKAGKPVVTAPGAGNVTKFEPRAETQSMKIELKKSSASSSASLGGGQG